From the Synechococcus sp. Nb3U1 genome, one window contains:
- a CDS encoding sigma-70 family RNA polymerase sigma factor has translation MAERENEEILLLVRIGQQDQAALSELYDRYARLLLGLAYKVLGSLEEAEEVVLDVFNQVWRIAPRYDANRGRVDVWLFMLTRSRALDRLRALTRAAKAISASEAIVRSDPEPLEPDDRLFQSEQQEVLQEVLEQIPPEQRQVLELAYFNGLTQTEIASKTGIPLGTVKKRIRLGLWKLRNLLLAKGWSFKN, from the coding sequence ATGGCTGAGCGTGAAAATGAAGAGATTCTGCTCTTGGTCAGGATTGGGCAACAGGATCAGGCTGCTCTTTCAGAACTTTATGATCGCTACGCTCGCCTTCTCTTGGGCCTAGCCTACAAAGTATTAGGATCCTTGGAGGAAGCAGAAGAGGTGGTATTGGACGTATTCAATCAGGTGTGGCGGATTGCCCCCCGTTACGATGCCAATCGTGGCCGGGTGGATGTGTGGCTGTTTATGCTCACCCGCAGTCGGGCTTTGGATCGCTTGCGAGCTTTGACACGCGCTGCCAAGGCTATCTCTGCTTCAGAAGCGATTGTTCGCTCGGATCCCGAACCCTTAGAACCGGATGACCGTTTGTTTCAATCTGAGCAGCAGGAAGTGCTCCAAGAGGTTCTAGAGCAGATCCCCCCAGAGCAGCGGCAAGTGCTGGAATTAGCCTATTTCAATGGGCTAACCCAGACAGAAATTGCCTCAAAAACTGGGATCCCTTTGGGGACGGTGAAAAAACGAATCCGCTTAGGTCTCTGGAAATTGCGGAATCTGCTACTGGCCAAGGGGTGGAGCTTTAAAAATTGA
- a CDS encoding DUF4331 family protein: MSTLLPARASDHQDTSFLGCRFPAGDLTDLYVFESPDPNNVVLAMDFDPFIPRGADRPFDPALLYQFKVDTTVPPDGLEELVLQFQFSGTAPNQTVTMYGPAAPNVAGTRSTLLATARGSGPVNQTINLPDGVKLFAGLRKDPFFFDLERFFEILPDRNYLLQPNPAPPLQVLSFRPPGQAMDMFANFNVHSIVVELPRQLLGGGRAGVYMSISLPEQDFANVPPTGTVFAC; encoded by the coding sequence ATGAGCACTCTCCTTCCCGCCCGAGCTTCCGATCACCAAGACACCTCCTTTTTGGGGTGTCGTTTTCCGGCTGGAGATCTCACGGATCTCTACGTTTTTGAAAGTCCGGATCCTAACAATGTTGTGTTAGCGATGGACTTTGACCCCTTTATCCCTCGCGGTGCCGATCGCCCCTTCGATCCCGCTTTACTCTACCAGTTCAAGGTGGATACTACAGTTCCCCCCGATGGACTTGAAGAGTTGGTATTGCAATTTCAGTTCAGCGGCACAGCTCCGAATCAGACCGTCACGATGTATGGCCCAGCAGCTCCCAATGTGGCGGGCACCCGCTCCACCTTGTTGGCAACGGCACGCGGAAGCGGCCCAGTCAACCAGACGATTAACTTGCCGGATGGGGTGAAACTTTTTGCTGGTTTGCGCAAGGATCCCTTCTTTTTTGATCTGGAGCGCTTTTTTGAGATCCTTCCCGATCGCAACTATTTGCTACAACCCAATCCGGCTCCTCCTTTGCAGGTTTTAAGTTTTAGGCCGCCAGGTCAAGCCATGGATATGTTCGCCAACTTCAATGTTCACTCTATTGTCGTAGAACTGCCGCGACAACTGCTAGGTGGAGGGCGAGCCGGAGTGTATATGTCCATTAGCTTGCCAGAGCAAGACTTTGCCAATGTCCCGCCAACTGGAACTGTTTTTGCCTGCTGA
- a CDS encoding DUF4331 family protein has translation MEILLKMKDWNLSLSEKVQQFRVHLLVMVSVLILLVASACGASSGTAISPITPPAATTFVQLERLAVPALIELFQDFADHDQSNRATPRADAGFQELAIRSFFRAIGRPQAIADLVVAVTLPDVVEADLSQPAGAYFGVELAGAGVVGPNFGGRRLRDDPVDVTLQVVFGDLVHGITEGQIPALTSDNVSPEAIRDTNTFPYLGSPA, from the coding sequence ATGGAGATACTGTTGAAAATGAAAGACTGGAACTTGTCTTTATCAGAAAAAGTTCAGCAGTTTAGGGTGCATTTGCTGGTGATGGTCAGTGTTCTCATCCTGCTGGTGGCGAGTGCTTGTGGAGCTAGCAGCGGTACGGCCATTTCCCCCATCACTCCACCGGCGGCAACTACGTTTGTTCAACTGGAGCGGCTGGCCGTTCCGGCCTTGATCGAGTTGTTTCAGGACTTTGCCGATCACGATCAAAGCAACCGTGCCACGCCTAGGGCAGATGCTGGCTTTCAAGAATTGGCGATTCGATCTTTTTTTCGAGCCATTGGTCGACCTCAAGCGATCGCCGATTTGGTGGTAGCTGTTACTCTGCCGGATGTAGTGGAGGCAGATTTGTCTCAGCCTGCAGGAGCCTATTTTGGAGTGGAATTGGCTGGTGCCGGTGTCGTTGGCCCAAATTTTGGTGGCAGGCGGCTGCGGGATGATCCGGTGGATGTCACGTTGCAGGTGGTGTTTGGCGATCTGGTGCACGGTATTACCGAAGGGCAGATCCCGGCTTTAACCTCCGATAACGTCAGCCCAGAAGCAATTCGTGATACCAATACCTTTCCCTACCTGGGTAGCCCCGCTTAA
- a CDS encoding tetratricopeptide repeat protein produces the protein MKSLNLFRWPVILASLVLLLFVGLRSIYASPGIRRPTQPWVAPVYPDYQDRHAWVSGYEAIVQEHPSFLSLRLLAEEYLKRFREVADPEDLLRAEEAARRVLGIKAQPESSRVIAYSVLASALVGQHRFAEALAVAEQGERIAPEPLQTQLASILMELGEYEQAEQHLKQVKGGGTVQARYLELTGHLQEARQRIQESMAQIDRFYTNPAELRSWFHMRAADLAFLAGALDEAEQRYQEALQIYPQQVPALTGLARLYAAQHRWPEALEVASQGADLLPTVDNLGHKADAQRALGDFEGAAATEELIGTVAHLGRVKGLYDRALAIYYSEHGIHLSEALQIARHELLLRQDIYSQDTLAWAAAANGHWQEAKSAIQQALRLNTEDPLLHFHAGMIAAQVQEPQEAVQHFSQALALNPHFHPRYAEQAREMLKELGIQNPESLQPLSPLA, from the coding sequence ATGAAATCCCTGAACCTTTTCCGTTGGCCAGTGATCTTGGCCTCGCTGGTGCTGTTGCTCTTTGTTGGGTTGCGCTCCATCTATGCCTCCCCAGGGATCCGGCGCCCCACTCAACCCTGGGTTGCCCCTGTTTATCCGGATTATCAGGATCGCCATGCCTGGGTCAGTGGTTACGAAGCGATTGTGCAGGAACACCCCTCGTTTCTTTCCCTGCGCTTGCTGGCAGAAGAATATCTGAAGCGGTTCCGCGAAGTTGCGGATCCCGAAGATCTCCTGCGGGCGGAAGAGGCGGCACGGCGAGTACTGGGGATCAAAGCTCAACCGGAGAGCAGCCGGGTCATTGCCTATTCGGTTTTGGCTTCCGCACTGGTGGGGCAGCATCGCTTTGCGGAGGCTCTTGCCGTGGCTGAACAGGGGGAACGCATCGCGCCCGAACCGCTACAAACGCAGCTAGCCTCCATCCTGATGGAGTTGGGGGAATACGAACAGGCTGAGCAGCACCTGAAGCAGGTCAAGGGGGGCGGGACTGTGCAGGCGCGCTATCTGGAACTGACGGGGCATCTACAAGAAGCGCGCCAGAGGATACAGGAAAGTATGGCTCAGATCGACCGCTTCTACACCAATCCTGCCGAGTTGCGCTCTTGGTTTCATATGCGTGCTGCGGATTTAGCCTTTCTCGCAGGAGCGTTGGACGAGGCTGAGCAGCGCTACCAGGAGGCACTGCAAATCTACCCGCAACAGGTTCCTGCCCTGACGGGGTTGGCTCGTCTTTATGCTGCCCAACACCGCTGGCCAGAGGCTCTGGAGGTGGCCAGTCAAGGTGCCGATCTCTTGCCCACAGTGGATAACCTAGGCCATAAAGCCGATGCCCAACGAGCCTTGGGAGATTTTGAAGGGGCAGCCGCTACCGAAGAGCTGATTGGAACAGTGGCGCACTTGGGCCGAGTCAAGGGCTTGTATGATCGGGCTTTGGCAATCTACTATAGCGAGCACGGCATCCATTTGTCTGAGGCGCTGCAGATCGCCCGTCACGAACTTTTGCTACGGCAGGATATCTACTCCCAAGACACTCTCGCCTGGGCTGCGGCAGCGAATGGTCACTGGCAAGAGGCCAAAAGTGCTATCCAACAGGCCTTGCGCCTTAACACCGAAGATCCGTTACTGCACTTTCACGCCGGCATGATCGCAGCGCAGGTGCAAGAGCCCCAGGAGGCGGTACAACATTTCTCCCAAGCCTTGGCTCTCAACCCGCATTTTCATCCTCGTTACGCCGAGCAAGCCAGAGAGATGTTGAAAGAGCTTGGGATCCAAAACCCCGAGTCCCTTCAGCCTTTATCTCCATTGGCCTAA
- a CDS encoding nickel/cobalt transporter, which produces MLNLRRCWLFGATLSLTLAWATGAFAHPLGNFTINHYAGLDLNPNGIHIDYVLDMAEIPAFQEIRRIDLNRDQQADPTESQTYAAAQCDWIGQQLVLQVGGQGIPVALQKATVEYPPGVGELATLRLGCEFEGSPMFAGADLEVLFADHAYEHRLGWREITLSSQGIPVQSQVPSQSISQRLQAYPAALLKSPPLQRQVSFLLNPSGRVVSTASASPSLAEQSLEGRNRDGLTRLITLEHLNPLTILVALGVAFVWGGFHALTPGHGKTVVGAYLVGSRGTALHALILGLTTTFTHMAGILALGGVALLASQSILSEQIYPWLSMVSGLLVVAIGLSLGRQRWQGKSEHSGHPHPHPHPHGHSHLPHQGSRVTWASLFAVGISGGLLPCPSALVVLLSAIALGKIGFGLALVLAFSLGLAGVLTAIGLLLVYAKSWLDKLPTRLPQSTHLSTLSALIIALVGLGMTHQALVQLGVF; this is translated from the coding sequence ATGCTTAACCTGCGCCGCTGCTGGCTATTTGGAGCCACTTTGTCTCTAACCTTGGCTTGGGCAACGGGAGCCTTTGCTCATCCGCTGGGCAACTTCACCATCAATCACTACGCTGGCCTAGATCTAAACCCCAACGGGATCCACATCGACTATGTGCTGGATATGGCGGAAATACCGGCATTTCAGGAAATCCGCCGCATCGATCTCAACCGGGATCAGCAAGCGGATCCCACTGAATCGCAAACCTATGCCGCGGCCCAGTGTGACTGGATTGGTCAACAATTGGTTTTGCAAGTCGGGGGGCAGGGGATCCCTGTCGCGTTGCAGAAGGCCACGGTGGAGTACCCACCCGGGGTCGGGGAATTGGCCACATTACGGCTAGGTTGTGAGTTTGAGGGATCCCCAATGTTCGCGGGTGCCGATCTGGAGGTGCTATTTGCCGATCATGCCTATGAGCACCGCTTGGGCTGGCGAGAGATCACCCTTTCCAGTCAGGGGATCCCGGTTCAGTCCCAGGTTCCCAGCCAGAGCATCAGTCAACGCCTGCAAGCTTATCCTGCCGCATTGCTGAAGAGTCCCCCCCTTCAGCGTCAGGTCAGCTTCCTCCTCAACCCGAGCGGAAGGGTTGTTTCGACTGCCTCAGCGTCACCCAGTCTGGCGGAGCAATCTCTGGAGGGTCGCAACAGGGATGGGTTGACCCGCTTGATCACCCTAGAGCACCTCAATCCACTCACCATTTTGGTTGCGTTGGGCGTTGCCTTTGTTTGGGGAGGATTTCACGCCCTCACCCCAGGTCATGGCAAAACAGTGGTTGGTGCTTACCTGGTGGGATCCCGTGGCACGGCTTTACATGCGCTGATTTTGGGTTTAACCACGACTTTTACCCATATGGCAGGAATTCTTGCTTTGGGGGGGGTGGCATTGCTGGCCTCACAATCGATTTTGAGTGAGCAAATCTACCCTTGGCTGAGTATGGTCTCCGGCCTGTTGGTGGTGGCTATTGGCCTGTCTTTGGGGCGGCAGCGGTGGCAAGGGAAATCTGAGCATTCTGGACATCCCCACCCTCATCCCCACCCTCACGGGCATTCCCATCTTCCCCACCAGGGATCCCGCGTTACCTGGGCTAGTTTGTTCGCTGTGGGCATTTCCGGGGGGTTGCTACCCTGTCCTTCTGCACTGGTGGTTTTGTTGAGCGCTATCGCCTTGGGTAAGATTGGGTTTGGCCTGGCTTTGGTTCTGGCCTTTAGCCTGGGGTTAGCGGGAGTTTTGACGGCCATTGGCCTGCTGCTGGTGTACGCCAAGTCTTGGCTAGACAAACTTCCGACCCGGTTACCCCAAAGCACTCACTTGTCGACTTTGAGCGCCCTGATCATTGCCCTGGTTGGTTTGGGAATGACGCACCAAGCCTTGGTTCAGCTCGGTGTCTTCTAG
- a CDS encoding Ycf51 family protein, which translates to MDRTLESFFASATQIGLGLAGLLAVLTLLAWIRNWPLKFSLVGYTAFMLVLAAGCFALSLGPIFRSRIPGAVHYTTVYDQGADRAVIAVSPDITPEQLISTLRQAASDLGSSGRFSTGTSLFTLQARTVIHPEAEISVPLLLGTLQQPLGMRLRTDEELERQQIQLEEDAFAQLSSLNRVDVSPTPRGGGSFPEQVRG; encoded by the coding sequence ATGGATAGGACTTTAGAATCTTTCTTTGCCTCTGCCACCCAAATCGGGCTGGGCCTAGCGGGCTTGCTGGCTGTACTGACCTTACTGGCCTGGATCCGCAATTGGCCCCTCAAGTTTTCGCTGGTGGGTTATACGGCCTTTATGTTGGTGTTGGCTGCTGGGTGCTTTGCCCTGAGCTTGGGGCCAATTTTTCGCTCGCGGATCCCGGGGGCCGTTCACTACACCACCGTCTATGATCAGGGGGCGGATCGAGCCGTCATCGCCGTCAGTCCCGATATCACTCCAGAGCAGCTGATCTCAACCCTAAGGCAAGCCGCCAGCGACCTGGGATCCTCAGGGCGCTTTTCCACCGGCACGTCCCTATTTACCCTGCAGGCTCGTACTGTGATCCATCCCGAGGCAGAGATTTCTGTGCCTTTGCTCTTGGGCACCCTGCAACAGCCGTTGGGGATGCGCCTGCGCACGGATGAAGAACTGGAACGGCAGCAGATCCAGCTAGAAGAAGATGCCTTTGCCCAGTTAAGCTCCTTGAACCGGGTTGACGTTTCCCCTACCCCTAGAGGCGGGGGATCCTTTCCCGAACAGGTAAGGGGCTAA
- the gmk gene encoding guanylate kinase — protein MSSEGVQRQDVLEGTQGSLEPNRGRLLVLTGPSGVGKGTVVRQLRQRHPDLHFSVSVTTRPPRPSEQEGVNYYFRSREEFLHLIEAGELLEWAQYAGNFYGTPRDVVLAKLSQGQDVLLEIELAGARQVSQHCPEAIRIFLSPPSLQELERRIRERGQDSEASIERRLQQAQKELDAQDEFDYVIVNDDLEQALLQLETLLYPTGPEVPVS, from the coding sequence ATGTCTTCCGAGGGTGTGCAGCGGCAAGATGTGCTAGAGGGGACTCAGGGATCCCTGGAGCCCAATCGTGGTCGTCTGCTGGTACTCACGGGGCCCAGTGGTGTGGGTAAAGGCACAGTCGTGAGGCAGTTACGCCAGCGTCATCCCGATTTGCATTTTTCTGTTTCGGTCACCACCCGCCCCCCCCGCCCCAGCGAACAGGAAGGAGTTAACTACTATTTCCGCAGCCGGGAAGAATTTCTTCACCTCATCGAAGCAGGCGAATTACTAGAATGGGCACAGTACGCGGGCAATTTCTACGGCACCCCCCGCGATGTGGTACTGGCTAAGCTCAGCCAAGGGCAGGATGTCTTGCTGGAGATCGAACTGGCTGGGGCACGTCAAGTGAGTCAACATTGCCCAGAAGCGATCCGTATCTTTTTGTCTCCTCCCTCTCTGCAGGAGCTAGAGCGGCGCATCCGCGAACGGGGCCAAGACTCCGAGGCCAGCATTGAGCGGCGTTTGCAACAGGCCCAAAAAGAATTGGATGCTCAAGACGAATTTGACTATGTGATCGTCAACGATGATCTAGAGCAAGCCCTGCTTCAACTCGAAACCTTGCTCTATCCAACAGGGCCGGAAGTCCCCGTCAGCTAA
- a CDS encoding dihydrolipoamide acetyltransferase family protein has protein sequence MIHEVSMPALSSTMEMGKIVSWLKQPGDRVEKGENILVVESDKADMDVESFYAGILASIVVPAGGTAPVGAPIALIAESEAEVAQAQEKAKALSGGVATVVAPKPDPAPLASQPTSPAPVAVSTAVAIPIPSNGSGSERILASPRAKKLAEELNIDLSTLRGSGPNGRIVAEDVERAAAQGIPSSAGVTRPTPTPPPAVAAPLGETVPLSTLQAAVVRNMNASLSVPVFHVGYTLTTDGLDGLYKQVKPKGVTMTALLAKAVAMTLEKHPLLNASYSDGGIHYKADINIAVAVAMEDGGLITPVLKQANRLDLYEISRRWKDLVERARQKQLQPEEYNSGTFTLSNLGMFGVDRFDAILPPNQGSILAIGASRPTVVAIPEKAKELRSAYAIAIQSQMQVNLTCDHRVIYGAHAAAFLQDLAQLLEQNVGSLTL, from the coding sequence ATGATCCACGAAGTCTCCATGCCTGCCCTCAGCTCCACGATGGAAATGGGCAAGATCGTTTCCTGGCTAAAACAGCCGGGAGATCGCGTGGAGAAAGGCGAGAACATCCTGGTGGTGGAGTCGGATAAAGCCGACATGGATGTGGAGTCATTTTATGCGGGTATCCTCGCCTCCATCGTCGTGCCAGCCGGGGGAACTGCTCCTGTGGGTGCCCCCATTGCCCTGATTGCCGAAAGCGAAGCAGAAGTCGCCCAAGCCCAAGAGAAGGCCAAAGCTCTATCTGGGGGTGTTGCGACCGTGGTTGCCCCCAAACCAGACCCCGCGCCCCTTGCCTCTCAACCGACTAGCCCTGCTCCTGTTGCCGTTTCTACTGCGGTCGCCATCCCGATTCCCTCTAATGGGTCGGGATCCGAGCGGATACTGGCCTCTCCCCGTGCCAAAAAGCTGGCAGAAGAGCTGAATATTGACCTGAGCACCCTACGCGGCTCCGGCCCCAACGGTCGCATTGTGGCCGAGGATGTAGAACGTGCCGCTGCCCAAGGGATCCCGTCCTCTGCGGGGGTGACTCGCCCAACCCCGACTCCTCCTCCTGCAGTGGCTGCTCCCCTAGGGGAAACCGTTCCCCTCAGCACCCTGCAGGCGGCTGTTGTGCGCAACATGAATGCCAGCCTCAGTGTGCCGGTGTTTCATGTGGGCTATACCCTTACCACCGATGGCCTGGATGGTCTCTACAAACAGGTGAAACCCAAAGGGGTGACCATGACGGCTCTTTTGGCCAAGGCAGTCGCCATGACCCTGGAAAAGCATCCGTTGTTAAATGCCAGCTACAGCGATGGCGGCATCCACTACAAAGCCGACATCAACATTGCCGTAGCGGTGGCGATGGAGGATGGCGGGCTGATCACACCAGTGCTGAAACAGGCGAACCGGCTGGACTTGTACGAGATTTCCCGGCGTTGGAAAGATCTGGTGGAGCGGGCGCGACAAAAGCAACTGCAGCCGGAAGAATACAACAGCGGCACCTTTACCCTCTCCAATTTGGGCATGTTTGGGGTGGATCGCTTCGATGCCATTTTGCCCCCCAATCAGGGATCCATTTTGGCGATTGGCGCTTCTCGCCCGACGGTGGTCGCCATTCCTGAAAAAGCGAAAGAGCTCCGCTCCGCTTACGCGATTGCCATTCAATCCCAGATGCAAGTGAATCTCACCTGCGATCACCGCGTCATCTACGGAGCTCATGCGGCGGCTTTCTTGCAAGATCTAGCCCAGTTGTTGGAACAAAATGTGGGATCCCTGACGTTGTAA
- the ppsA gene encoding phosphoenolpyruvate synthase — protein MSDGATMGSRLQQGGPESGPQGQERWLLPEPPLVLPLTEVGLQDIAQVGGKNASLGEMLQQLAPRGIQVPTGFATTAHAYRQFIASAGLEEKLREIFQDLNVEDVNNLRHRGKAARALILHTPFPLELQRAITEAYLTLCAQYGQDTDVAVRSSATAEDLPDASFAGQQETYLNVHGVRGVLDACHHCFASLFTDRAISYRQIKGFDHFQVALSVGVQKMVRSDLACSGVMFSIDPETGFKDTVLITAAYGLGENVVQGIVNPDEYVVFKPTLKQGFSPILSRKLGSKELKMIYDEGGSRFTKNVAVPDGLRKQYALKNEEILQLAQWACWIEDHYSAQHGHFTPMDIEWAKDGITGGLFIVQARPETVQSQKAANLLKTYRLTSPDARPEPLVRGRAVGEAIGQGTARLILDVRKLDQFRAGEVLVTDKTDPDWEPIMKKASAIVTNQGGRTCHAAIIARELGIPAIVGSEKATQLLSSGQPITISCAEGEEGRVYPGLLPYEVSEIPLENLPRPQTQLMMNIGNPEKAFGLSGIPCDGVGLARLEFIIANHIQVHPLALLNYEQAVKEEPRLAELTHQYPDKPEYFIDKLAQGVSTIAAAFYPKPVIVRLSDFKSNEYAHLLGGSRYEPNEENPMIGWRGASRYYDPRYQAGFALECRAMKRVRDEMGLTNVVLMIPFCRTPEEGRRVLAEMARHGLIRGENGLKVYVMCELPSNVILADEFCQIFDGFSIGSNDLTQLTLGLDRDSALVSHLFDERDEAVKRMIAQVIGTVKSYGRKIGICGQAPSDYPEFARFLVKQGIDSISLNPDSLLKTLLLVAEAEQS, from the coding sequence ATGTCGGATGGAGCAACTATGGGATCCCGGCTCCAACAAGGTGGGCCAGAATCCGGCCCACAAGGACAAGAACGCTGGCTGCTGCCGGAGCCACCTTTGGTTTTGCCTCTGACGGAGGTGGGCCTACAGGATATTGCCCAGGTGGGCGGGAAAAACGCCTCTTTGGGAGAAATGTTGCAACAGTTGGCCCCACGGGGGATCCAGGTGCCGACAGGATTTGCCACCACGGCCCATGCTTACCGTCAGTTCATTGCCTCGGCGGGCCTAGAAGAAAAACTGCGGGAGATCTTTCAAGATTTGAATGTAGAAGATGTGAACAATCTGCGCCATCGGGGCAAGGCAGCCCGTGCCCTGATCTTGCATACCCCCTTTCCTCTGGAGTTGCAGCGGGCGATCACCGAAGCTTACCTCACCCTGTGTGCCCAGTATGGCCAAGATACCGATGTGGCGGTTCGTTCCAGCGCCACTGCCGAAGATCTACCGGATGCTAGCTTTGCCGGACAACAAGAGACTTATTTAAACGTGCATGGGGTGCGGGGCGTCTTGGATGCTTGTCATCACTGCTTCGCCAGCTTATTTACCGACCGAGCCATTTCCTACCGCCAGATCAAGGGCTTCGACCATTTTCAGGTGGCTCTCTCGGTGGGGGTACAAAAGATGGTGCGCTCGGATTTGGCCTGTTCAGGGGTGATGTTTTCCATCGACCCGGAAACCGGCTTCAAGGATACGGTGTTGATCACAGCCGCCTATGGTCTGGGAGAAAACGTGGTGCAAGGGATCGTCAACCCCGACGAATATGTGGTGTTCAAACCTACCCTCAAGCAAGGCTTTAGCCCGATCCTCTCCCGCAAACTGGGCAGTAAAGAGCTGAAGATGATCTACGACGAAGGGGGATCCCGTTTCACGAAAAATGTGGCTGTTCCCGACGGCTTGCGCAAGCAATATGCCCTCAAGAACGAGGAAATTTTGCAGCTGGCCCAGTGGGCCTGTTGGATTGAGGATCATTACTCAGCCCAGCACGGTCATTTCACGCCCATGGATATCGAGTGGGCCAAAGACGGCATCACCGGAGGACTGTTCATCGTGCAAGCCCGCCCGGAGACGGTGCAATCGCAAAAGGCGGCCAACCTACTCAAAACCTATCGCCTGACAAGCCCCGATGCCCGACCGGAACCCTTGGTGCGCGGACGCGCCGTGGGAGAAGCGATTGGCCAAGGGACGGCACGCTTGATCCTGGATGTCCGCAAGCTGGATCAGTTTCGGGCTGGAGAGGTCTTGGTGACCGACAAAACGGATCCCGACTGGGAGCCGATCATGAAAAAGGCCAGCGCCATCGTCACCAACCAGGGGGGTAGAACCTGTCATGCGGCGATCATCGCCCGCGAGTTGGGGATCCCGGCGATTGTTGGCAGCGAAAAGGCCACCCAGTTGCTCAGCTCCGGCCAGCCGATCACCATTTCCTGCGCCGAAGGGGAAGAAGGGCGCGTCTACCCCGGTTTGCTGCCCTACGAAGTCAGCGAGATCCCCCTGGAAAACTTGCCGCGACCCCAAACCCAACTGATGATGAACATCGGCAACCCGGAAAAAGCCTTTGGCCTGAGCGGGATCCCTTGTGATGGGGTGGGTTTGGCCCGTCTGGAGTTCATCATTGCCAACCACATTCAGGTACACCCGCTGGCCCTGCTCAACTACGAACAGGCGGTGAAAGAAGAACCCCGTTTGGCGGAGCTGACCCACCAATATCCCGACAAGCCAGAATACTTCATCGACAAGCTGGCCCAAGGGGTGAGTACCATCGCCGCCGCCTTCTATCCCAAACCAGTGATCGTGCGGCTGTCGGATTTCAAGAGCAACGAATATGCCCACCTGCTGGGGGGATCCCGCTACGAACCCAACGAAGAAAACCCGATGATCGGCTGGCGGGGGGCTTCCCGCTACTATGATCCGCGCTATCAAGCAGGTTTTGCCCTTGAGTGTCGGGCCATGAAGCGGGTGCGGGATGAGATGGGCCTGACCAATGTGGTTTTGATGATCCCCTTCTGTCGCACTCCGGAAGAGGGCCGCAGAGTCTTGGCGGAAATGGCTCGTCATGGTTTGATCCGGGGCGAAAATGGCCTCAAAGTCTACGTGATGTGCGAGTTGCCCAGCAATGTGATCCTGGCGGATGAGTTCTGCCAAATTTTCGATGGCTTCTCAATTGGCTCCAACGATCTCACCCAGCTCACCCTGGGGTTGGATCGAGACTCGGCCTTGGTCTCGCACCTTTTCGATGAACGGGACGAAGCCGTCAAACGGATGATCGCTCAGGTGATCGGCACCGTAAAAAGTTATGGTCGCAAGATTGGCATCTGTGGCCAGGCCCCCAGCGACTACCCCGAGTTCGCTCGTTTTTTGGTGAAACAGGGGATTGATTCGATTAGCCTCAACCCCGACTCGCTGCTGAAAACCCTGCTTCTGGTGGCCGAAGCAGAGCAATCCTGA